From a single Aspergillus puulaauensis MK2 DNA, chromosome 2, nearly complete sequence genomic region:
- a CDS encoding uncharacterized protein (SECRETED:SignalP(1-18)), whose product MRLQVATIFISLCGVALSAPAPAPTNRVQTGKRTLPFPFPGEGSEEPEPSVPFPSFPWPTDSGDLPESTGFAGLSPAQPTGTGESCEASLLDRLSELRDELSGQFGEDGESVLSDENIGSSKL is encoded by the coding sequence ATGAGGCTCCAAGTTGccaccatcttcatcagcCTGTGCGGCGTCGCCCTTtcggctccagctccagcacccaCAAACCGGGTACAGACTGGAAAACGGACACTCCCCTTTCCATTCCCAGGAGAGGGCTCCGAGGAACCAGAGCCATCGGTGCCATTCCCGAGCTTTCCCTGGCCGACTGATTCTGGAGACCTACCCGAGAGCACCGGCTTTGCCGGCCTCTCCCCAGCTCAGCCAACCGGTACTGGCGAAAGCTGCGAAGCGTCACTTCTGGATAGACTCTCTGAACTCCGCGACGAGCTTTCCGGGCAGTTTGGCGAGGACGGGGAGAGTGTCCTAAGCGACGAGAACATTGGAAGTTCAAAGTTGTGA
- a CDS encoding GPI anchored serine-threonine rich family protein (COG:S;~EggNog:ENOG410PT9V;~InterPro:IPR018466;~PFAM:PF10342;~SECRETED:SignalP(1-19)): protein MRFLTSLSLLFAFAVSALALTITSPKEDEDVDFSKPYTVHWKSVTNDANKFTITLVNTNGHNVNKDVGTDVDGSEGEYRIDAVSGVPLGDGYQLNIRSTARNNQGILAQSEKFNVTKVARRTTNDDKNDSDNSTKTSSTDDSPDETNAAVGSLSGMVGSSVVASVIGFAALLAL from the exons ATGCGCTTCCTCACCTCGCTCTCTCTCCTTTTCGCCTTCGCAGTCTCTGCGCTGG CCCTCACCATCACATCCCCaaaggaagatgaagatgtcgaCTTCAGCAAGCCATACACAGTTCACTGGAAATCCGTCAC CAACGACGCCAACAAATTCACCATCACCCTAGTCAACACCAACGGCCACAACGTGAACAAAGATGTCGGCACTGACGTTGATGGATCCGAGGGCGAGTACCGCATTGACGCGGTCAGCGGTGTTCCCCTTGG AGACGGTTACCAGCTGAACATCCGCTCCACCGCACGAAACAACCAGGGTATCCTAGCCCAAAGCGAGAAGTTCAATGTGACCAAGGTTGCCCGTCGAACCACGAACGATG ACAAGAACGACTCCGACAACTCGACCAAGACAAGCTCCACCGATGATTCCCCTGATGAGACCAATGCTGCAGTTGGAAGCCTCAGCGGCATGGTCGGTAGCTCTGTGGTTGCGAGTGTGATTGGATTCGCTGCGTTGTTGGCTTTGTAA
- a CDS encoding uncharacterized protein (COG:S;~EggNog:ENOG410PGR2;~InterPro:IPR016641;~go_component: GO:0005854 - nascent polypeptide-associated complex [Evidence IEA]), translated as MQHIKAPESDFSTIPRARSRSRSASISSDSQLSLIHLAPPSVNPPPSFIAQSSASQIITSDQEFNTIDFVADEEDDSGALVTTEALSALNGFLDHLLLNILAAAKSTQLASIRPAVADVLKPRLAKMVVSVADEELSEYLGEEEDEQIEFRGGQTPNGEFDLIHTWKLTRLRCMVYTRLGDMEEDDEEEYIAQEGLVDDEGAPRRFTNHIGNITPAAAIFLTSIIEHIGEQALIIAGETARSRLSTKLVVECDEENEEVSIERGSMNRLIVEELDMEKLALNATLGRLWRTWRKRTRTPNLSRLASRDSLRRRNTPGLHSRKSSFSVADDLQSQLSPPLEEPHPEDRSQVDPVSVPLPIGENDVQEIEQPDLQDTETGEIQTMQAVVAHKVRPQSLMVLTLQSPKSPGSNTSSPVYPKAGGGPSARHARSRSLPSAPRPPTVPTVDVPTTDIAATDEDDSVTRRSSPTASEKRRRLETMYEQEEREETGQMAPANEENKIQKLEASAAKPSQPKSKTRVPLDTLEDDGSSGDIAREPETPSTFLAESDTETIEGRGTAEKPSFTSVQRPKRKPSKDVSWRDERSVSATSVPSSSDQVVTSVVETPSGKPGEDVSTVVRPATAHTPSTEMSASLPPTPGREVRPSFDSVRGSRPASNSGDSARSSYSRTYPRPSHLNLASGSQRSATSSVSSSATERAAVQRVSTRPSASAAPSSHPATLTKPRRSGSFGSHREKRPMTAGSTTSQVSNKLKGFINRPNEPGSTRPRRDSETSRASGGTAEQYDDKSGLDELIRSEETLHFTLTPKSVREMDFPEEPKRKPQRSNTTDLADFLKSSGPEDATRSKILTRGATTSSQPSPKSRTPAKSKPAPIQVPRSVVPQKPKPGSARDARPSPESSSDFAQFIRNSGPASPPLTAKSPGARGSSDTTELSKKPPSRPESAFSNSTRGPRLQARTAAGPKAEGNSTSDLIDFIREGPPTAGARRIPRTVAPFRNTMDSDDMAYHQSAPSITSTQGDSSVTKSQASVGSRTGLLDSSKSANAKSRIVPTKPQSKPSSRTVTEEDPRPKRTQRRVPDPYALDWDDDELEELLEEEEAKPKREEESLIDFLRNVPPPQSEPQPLAVNKPSKITSGSFGGASSMKSRLLRSSSSDKGPSPRVPSSKSSQGSLRQPSGQNPTRPSNYTTKSSSERNTDSMYGLPSVSERQTETGALADFLRNTGPPEPPRPPPSKDSSFSRRFFTRRKKVEA; from the exons ATGCAGCACATCAAGGCGCCAGAATCCGACTTTAGCACAATTCCGCGCGCGCGCTCTCGCTCCCGCAGTGCTAGTATCTCCAGCGATTCGCAACTTTCTCTCATTCATCTCGCACCTCCTTCCGTGAACCCGCCTCCGTCATTCATTGCACAGTCTTCAGCATCTCAGATTATCACCTCAGACCAAGAGTTCAACACTATCGATTTTGTagccgacgaagaagatgactCCGGTGCCCTCGTCACTACCGAAGCGTTGTCCGCTCTCAATGGATTCCTCgaccacctcctcctcaacattTTAGCAGCTGCCAAATCGACACAGCTCGCTTCCATTAGACCCGCTGTTGCAGATGTACTAAAACCTCGGCTAGCGAAGATGGTAGTGTCTGTGGCCGATGAGGAGTTGAGCGAGTACCtaggagaagaggaggacgaacAAATTGAGTTTCGTGGTGGCCAGACACCCAACGGTGAATTTGACCTGATTCACACCTGGAAATTGACCCGCCTGCGCTGTATGGTGTACACACGCCTCGGCGATatggaagaggacgatgaagaggaataTATCGCCCAGGAAGGTTTAGTCGACGATGAAGGTGCGCCGCGACGATTCACCAATCATATCGGCAATATCACTCCCGCTGCAGCCATTTTCCTGACCTCAATCATCGAGCATATTGGAGAGCAAGCTCTCATAATTGCTGGAGAGACCGCTCGATCTCGCCTATCAACCAAGCTTGTTGTCGAATGTGATGAGGAAAACGAGGAGGTTAGTATAGAAAGAGGAAGTATGAACCGACTGATagtggaagagctcgacATGGAGAAACTGGCTTTGAACGCGACACTTGGACGTTTATGGCGAACGTGGAGAAAGCGTACTCGTACACCAAACTTGTCTCGACTAGCATCCCGCGACTCATTGAGACGCCGCAATACTCCTGGCTTGCATAGCAGGAAGAGCAGCTTTTCCGTGGCCGACGACCTTCAATCGCAGCTCTCACCTCCCCTTGAGGAGCCCCATCCTGAAGACCGGTCTCAGGTTGATCCCGTATCAGTGCCTCTACCTATCGGCGAGAATGATGTTCAAGAAATCGAGCAGCCAGATCTTCAAGATACTGAGACTGGCGAGATTCAGACCATGCAAGCTGTGGTTGCACACAAAGTACGCCCACAAAGTCTGATGGTTCTCACTCTGCAATCGCCGAAGTCGCCAGGTTCAAACACCAGTTCGCCTGTCTACCCCAaagctggcggtggcccATCTGCCCGCCATGCCCGATCGCGGTCTCTACCAAGCGCACCTCGTCCCCCTACTGTCCCAACAGTTGATGTCCCAACGACTGATATCGCAGCAACTGACGAAGATGACTCGGTTACCCGTAGATCATCTCCCACTGCATCTGAGAAGCGACGGCGCCTGGAGACCATGTATGAGCAGGAGGAACGTGAGGAGACCGGGCAAATGGCGCCAGCAAATGAAGAGAACAAAATCCAGAAACTTGAAGCATCAGCAGCAAAACCCTCTCAGCCAAAGTCCAAAACCAGAGTGCCGTTGGATACgcttgaggatgatggcTCATCAGGGGACATCGCACGGGAACCGGAGACACCCTCAACATTTTTGGCTGAATCTGATACCGAAACCATCGAAGGCCGAGGAACGGCTGAGAAACCAAGCTTTACTTCTGTGCAGCGGCCAAAGCGGAAGCCGAGCAAGGATGTTTCATGGAGAGATGAACGATCGGTTTCGGCTACATCCGTACCTTCCTCGAGCGACCAAGTTGTGACCAGTGTGGTTGAAACCCCATCAGGAAAACCGGGTGAAGATGTATCCACCGTGGTGCGTCCTGCCACTGCCCACACGCCCTCCACAGAGATGAGCGCGAGCCTACCTCCGACTCCAGGCCGTGAAGTTCGTCCATCGTTCGACAGCGTTCGAGGATCGAGACCTGCTTCCAATTCTGGTGACAGTGCCCGTTCTAGCTATTCACGTACATATCCCCGGCCTAGCCACCTTAACCTAGCAAGTGGTAGCCAACGCTCTGCGACGTCCTCAGTGTCAAGCTCGGCAACAGAGCGTGCAGCAGTCCAGCGTGTCTCAACACGACCTTCGGCTTCCGCTGCACCATCGTCTCATCCCGCAACCCTGACAAAACCTCGCAGATCAGGCAGTTTCGGTAGCCACCGAGAGAAGCGCCCAATGACTGCCGGTTCTACTACATCCCAGGTCTCAAACAAACTCAAAGGCTTTATCAATCGCCCAAACGAGCCTGGCTCTACACGTCCTCGTCGTGATTCAGAAACAAGTAGAGCGTCTGGTGGAACTGCAGAGCAATACGACGATAAGTCTGGCTTAGACGAATTGATTCGCAGTGAAGAGACACTCCACTTTACTCTCACGCCAAAGAGCGTGAGGGAAATGGAT TTCCCCGAAGAGCCAAAAAGGAAACCCCAGCGATCAAACACTACAGACCTGGCGGACTTTTTGAAGAGCTCGGGCCCAGAAGACGCAACTCGATCCAAGATATTAACTAGGGGTGCAACCACTTCGAGTCAGCCCTCGCCCAAGTCTAGAACTCCCGCGAAGTCGAAGCCTGCGCCGATCCAGGTCCCTCGTTCGGTTGTCCCACAGAAGCCGAAACCGGGAAGTGCTCGCGATGCTAGACCCAGTCCTGAGTCGAGCTCCGATTTTGCTCAGTTCATACGAAATTCTGGACCAGCCAGCCCCCCGCTTACCGCTAAATCGCCCGGCGCTCGCGGGTCCTCCGATACTACAGAGCTGTCAAAGAAGCCACCTTCTCGGCCTGAGAGTGCCTTTTCGAACTCAACTCGTGGACCTAGACTGCAAGCTCGGACTGCTGCGGGTCCCAAAGCTGAAGGTAACTCGACGTCTGATCTGATCGACTTCATCCGCGAAGGTCCTCCAACCGCTGGCGCTCGTCGTATTCCACGTACTGTTGCGCCGTTCCGCAACACTATGGACTCGGACGATATGGCTTACCACCAGTCTGCACCCTCAATCACCAGCACCCAAGGCGACTCGTCGGTCACAAAGTCGCAGGCCTCTGTTGGCTCGCGCACCGGGCTTCTTGATTCGTCAAAGTCAGCAAACGCAAAATCCAGAATAGTGCCGACTAAGCCGCAATCCAAACCCTCCAGTAGAACGGTCACCGAAGAAGATCCTCGTCCTAAGCGTACTCAGCGCCGGGTACCAGATCCTTATGCCCTTGActgggacgatgacgagttggaagagttgctagaggaagaggaggcgaaACCAAAGCGTGAGGAAGAAAGTTTAAttgatttcctccgcaaCGTGCCTCCCCCTCAGTCGGAACCTCAACCGTTGGCGGTTAACAAACCGTCTAAAATCACAAGTGGCAGTTTTGGAGGCGCTTCCTCAATGAAGTCTCGATTATTGCGCAGCTCATCTTCTGACAAAGGCCCCTCGCCGAGGGTTCCTTCGTCAAAGTCTTCTCAGGGCTCTCTACGCCAGCCTTCAGGCCAGAACCCTACGAGACCTTCAAACTATACAACCAAGTCAAGCTCAGAGCGCAACACAGACTCCATGTATGGCCTGCCTTCTGTCTCGGAACGGCAGACAGAGACAGGCGCACTGGCCGATTTTCTGCGGAATACTGGACCCCCCGAGCCTCCCCGCCCCCCTCCATCGAAGGACTCGAGTTTCTCACGCCGTTTCTTTACTCGGCGTAAGAAGGTTGAAGCCTGA
- a CDS encoding uncharacterized protein (COG:S;~EggNog:ENOG410PZ72) → MSVQNMSRKSWESLSSTFSHLEVSLSRDSCYASDDVSVTSTQPVTLNPAVMQSVVPSTETLHQFPKPILKRPYAEIEEDEESESGYASDSSEYNPDYIFEETDGDMCDIPDWDDTSEIMSELCIDDIESFDGSFISFESMVRFDSNVHYIEPQEYDDNENGDAGGAGNAGMTCHEMMEIARASSYPNKSHEETYSGAETSDVDDVNHEAISDSIEQLPEHTDDIVDLDKRLFVAYMNGINSIANPEYKTRLRARVADFKSGRVPSPFLDLDSANAVYLDTVLSHVIGTFRNIVVKDEFFDLVRVNSETGHICPETGSNRDMFDKIEHLLCERLTNGDVNIGPDELSFFASGVAYALENWRCYSSSSAIHSTNDGYNSTSSQNKQTKSPATDDRIQRCTNSYETEMHLSGI, encoded by the coding sequence ATGAGCGTTCAGAATATGAGCAGAAAATCTTGGGAGTCGCTTTCTTCAACTTTTTCGCACCTTGAAGTTTCGCTGTCCCGGGACAGCTGTTATGCTTCAGACGACGTGTCTGTAACTTCCACCCAACCTGTTACCCTCAATCCAGCAGTGATGCAGTCAGTGGTACCTTCGACCGAAACTTTGCACCAGTTTCCAAAACCGATACTGAAGAGACCATACGCTGAAattgaagaagacgaagagtcAGAATCTGGCTATGCCTCCGATTCTTCAGAATATAACCCTGACTACATTTTTGAAGAAACTGATGGCGATATGTGCGACATTCCCGACTGGGATGACACCTCGGAAATCATGTCCGAACTCTGtattgatgatattgagtCTTTCGACGGCTCATTCATTTCATTCGAATCAATGGTACGCTTTGACTCAAATGTGCACTATATTGAGCCGCAAGAATATGACGATAATGAAAATGGCGATGCCGGCGGTGCTGGTAATGCCGGCATGACCTGCCACGAAATGATGGAAATCGCACGGGCGTCTTCCTACCCAAACAAGTCCCATGAGGAAACATACAGCGGGGCGGAAACCAGCGACGTCGACGATGTTAACCATGAAGCTATTTCTGACTCTATCGAACAACTTCCTGAGCATACCGACGATATTGTTGACCTTGATAAAAGGCTTTTTGTGGCTTACATGAACGGCATTAACAGCATCGCAAATCCCGAATATAAAACACGTCTACGTGCTCGGGTGGCGGATTTCAAGTCAGGCCGCGTGCCATCACCGTTTTTGGATTTGGACAGCGCCAACGCGGTTTACCTAGACACAGTTCTCAGCCATGTCATTGGAACGTTTCGCAACATCGTGGTCAAGGATGAATTTTTCGATCTTGTCAGGGTTAATAGCGAGACGGGTCATATCTGTCCGGAAACAGGGTCCAACCGCGATATGTTTGATAAAATCGAGCATCTGCTATGTGAACGATTGACCAACGGCGATGTGAACATCGGACCCGATGAACTGAGCTTTTTTGCTAGTGGCGTTGCCTACGCACTTGAGAATTGGAGATGTTACTCATCTTCCAGTGCGATCCACTCCACAAATGATGGATACAATTCAACAAGTTCCCAGAACAAACAGACCAAAAGCCCAGCTACTGACGATCGTATCCAACGATGTACGAACAGCTATGAGACGGAAATGCATTTGAGCGGGATATAA
- the wetA gene encoding developmental regulatory protein WetA (COG:S;~EggNog:ENOG410PS4B;~InterPro:IPR040112): protein MFAQPFDHSFNDLFSQYVNMDTSSTDANKDVPFPSEFDQLFPLDSFSTDCGNQSPIVSGTQHTHQSAQDWGKDLWSLSQNTGCSTDQDNLAFQNHTQEPGVLDLNADAPSTGHSRTSVPRSTPSTPPATPGSKAKGGLVTPKTIRRHRDSNDRRGLLRKQSFSPSLMRSSLQKGSGRMTYPEGWTQKLQNFALRNSDECFPLSPPPSDILVQQENFSKHAPAQMNPPSEGFRGSTELPQQQFDSGYITQSPAIPVPSPSANTLTGQQQKYLSQTNTSALTPSPPSASDFFSSPHSSDPQSMSSWNSDSLATSAFQFTPELQGNDPQTWWSPMHSEVAQRQTSYQQMIASPAPQRPIQASANHNDLLQGGLMIQMDPTSFDIPSSFPPSTIPSTTATQDDHSYSLDGHIPQKYVDSTSFTTPIIPNPSRSPSVSPKTNSSPKNRNGMVMKNTPRRPHGRKLSGQSPGPRPARAPNGLSTSPKGNKSVTVSFVNFTANDSKRILTGVAPSGSSKTKARREQEARDRRRKLSEAALQAVRRAGGDVEALEAVFC from the coding sequence ATGTTCGCTCAACCATTTGATCATTCATTCAATGATTTGTTCAGTCAGTACGTCAACATGGATACGTCAAGCACGGACGCCAACAAAGATGTTCCGTTTCCCAGCGAATTCGACCAGCTGTTCCCACTTGACTCATTCTCAACCGACTGTGGCAACCAGTCTCCCATTGTTTCCGGCACACAGCACACCCATCAGTCAGCACAGGACTGGGGCAAGGACCTTTGGTCTCTATCGCAAAATACTGGCTGTTCTACGGACCAAGACAACCTCGCTTTTCAGAATCACACCCAAGAACCGGGCGTCCTAGATTTAAACGCTGACGCCCCTTCAACTGGACATTCTCGCACTTCTGTACCCCGCTCGACACCCTCTACTCCTCCTGCCACTCCTGGGTCCAAAGCCAAGGGAGGTCTAGTGACCCCAAAGACTATCCGGCGGCACCGAGACTCTAATGATCGCCGCGGTTTACTGCGCAAACAAAGCTTCTCCCCGAGCTTGATGCGCTCTTCCCTTCAAAAAGGCAGTGGTAGGATGACTTATCCTGAAGGCTGGACTCAGAAACTGCAAAATTTTGCCCTCCGCAACTCGGATGAGTGCTTTCCATTATCGCCACCTCCATCCGACATCCTTGTTCAACAAGAAAACTTCTCTAAGCACGCACCTGCGCAAATGAATCCCCCATCGGAAGGATTTCGAGGGTCGACAGAgctgccgcagcagcagtttGATTCTGGCTATATAACTCAGTCCCCTGCTATCCCTGTGCCTTCGCCATCTGCGAACACTTTAACAGGTCAGCAGCAGAAGTATTTAAGCCAGACAAATACATCTGCATTAACCCCAAGCCCTCCATCGGCCAGTGacttcttctcatcgccaCATTCCTCAGATCCTCAATCGATGTCTTCGTGGAATTCCGATTCCCTTGCTACATCAGCATTCCAATTCACCCCCGAACTCCAGGGCAACGATCCTCAGACATGGTGGTCGCCTATGCATTCTGAGGTGGCACAACGCCAAACTTCGTATCAGCAGATGATTGCATCTCCGGCCCCGCAACGGCCGATTCAAGCATCTGCCAACCACAATGATCTCCTGCAAGGGGGTCTTATGATCCAAATGGATCCTACGTCCTTTGATATaccctcttctttccctccctcTACAATACCATCCACCACAGCCACTCAGGATGATCACTCCTACAGCCTCGATGGGCATATCCCCCAAAAATATGTTGACTCGACCTCCTTCACCACGCCGATCATCCCCAATCCATCAAGGTCGCCCTCGGTATCCCCTAAAACGAATTcctcgccgaagaacaggaatggaatggtgatgaagaataCTCCCCGCCGCCCTCATGGCCGGAAGCTGTCCGGTCAATCCCCTGGACCTCGGCCAGCCAGAGCCCCTAACGGTCTATCTACGAGCCCGAAGGGCAACAAATCAGTCACGGTGTCATTCGTCAACTTCACGGCCAATGACAGCAAAAGGATCCTTACCGGGGTCGCCCCAAGCGGCAGCTCCAAGACAAAGGCAAGAAGAGAGCAGGAAGCCCGCGATCGACGCCGCAAGCTCAGTGAGGCTGCGCTGCAGGCGGTGCGAAGAGCGGGCGGAGACGTTGAAGCTCTCGAAGCTGTGTTTTGCTAA
- a CDS encoding uncharacterized protein (COG:S;~EggNog:ENOG410PQ2I;~InterPro:IPR007763;~PFAM:PF05071;~go_component: GO:0016020 - membrane [Evidence IEA];~go_function: GO:0008137 - NADH dehydrogenase (ubiquinone) activity [Evidence IEA];~go_function: GO:0009055 - electron transfer activity [Evidence IEA]), producing MSPINSLWFKWKSLRLPWRRSFLVGQDLVGNTFWEFRDKLNAGRFRRILKPRPRTHYGDVEVSPQWHQWLRYVRSEPPSIKEQQDDVLRRQRIMLLAEMQNKRWEAEQSQLDAPATQQPRPATRTSEPTLNTSDATGKESGPRADGQTPNKTPTAKEDPFFKLKDAPGEKWQPDSWTPNPAKR from the exons ATGAGTCCCATCAATAGTCTGTGGTTCAAGTGGAAAAGTCTTCGATTACCCTGGCGAAGATCCTTTCTCGTTG GACAGGATCTCGTTGGAAACACATTCTGGGAATTCAGGGACAAATTAAATGCGGGCCGATTTCGACGAATACTCAAACCGCGACCCAGAACACACTATGGCGACGTTGAAGTGAGCC CTCAATGGCACCAATGGCTTCGATACGTTCGATCAGAACCCCCATCAATCAAAGAACAACAAGACGATGTCCTGAGACGGCAAAGAATCATGTTACTAGCTGAAATGCAAAACAAGCGCTGGGAGGCCGAGCAATCCCAATTGGATGCGCCGGCGACACAACAGCCAAGACCTGCAACCAGAACAAGCGAACCGACGTTAAATACTTCTGATGCGACAGGTAAAGAATCAGGGCCCAGAGCGGATGGCCAAACTCCAAACAAGACACCGACTGCCAAAGAAGAccccttcttcaagctcaagGATGCACCAGGCGAGAAGTGGCAACCTGATTCATGGACACCCAACCCTGCCAAGCGATAG
- a CDS encoding calponin homology domain protein (COG:Z;~EggNog:ENOG410PGZF;~InterPro:IPR003096,IPR001715,IPR036872;~PFAM:PF00307;~go_function: GO:0005515 - protein binding [Evidence IEA]) codes for MASVTSLDKDLRSLRLSRYTPQAAAEVRSWIEEVLRESLPPGDLLEALKDGVALCRLLNLAVSPGVKYKQSRMPFVQMENISHFLRASQLPPLSLPPHDVFLTVDLYEAKDPAQVLQCISAFSRRANAVEPGKFPRAIGTQSKTGTLSPSLTGSSQGLRTPTRPRGVSDANSSTSGRSSPTKSPQAVSSWSKRSDQHVTQPAWNIHQYGYMGGASQANQGVAFGARRQITTAAPHVPSVAEKEKRRREVEDRQRLEQEEAERVRRLEREVQEARAREEEERRWAEETSRVREKERQEVERERRRWDEEQRQWEQEEQQRQREEREEEERFEKERQRRRENNDVRLTGQFLSQYQADQAGANQDTSVESQESQRIKELERELELAKEREHQYQREREAFKEEKKPAETKRPVPVPPKPSYDLSSLEQERRLLRGEWQRNQEPEPVEEEAPPPMPRRPLPDPEPTAEAEAPPPMPRRPLPEPVAEVETHPPMPRRPLPDPTAAQPPKPQTSENRLDHFLASNPAPVAPKPAAHRFQDYTTTSEVDAENNRRIASQQKTRAGGWASKSLLEREMERERERQREWEEGQKQTQEAAARGVNDPSLNAGPGGAWDVHQYGFMGGDNQNRGGLGLGVGGARRQIIGPRPPP; via the exons ATGGCCTCCGTCACCTCCTTAGATAAGGACTTGCGCAGCCTGCGCCTGTCCCGCTATACCCCGCAAGCCGCCGCCGAGGTCCGCTCATGGATTGAAGAAGTGTTGCGCGAAAGCCTACCACCTGGTGATCTTCTCGAAGCTCTGAAAGATGGCGTTGCGCTCTGCAG ACTTCTTAACCTTGCGGTTTCCCCTGGCGTTAAATACAAACAGTCAAGGATGCCATTCGTTCAGATGGAAAACATATCACATTTTCTACGCGCCAGTCAGCTTCCGCCTCTCAGCCTGCCGCCCCACGATGTATTTCTTACCGTCGATCTCTACGAGGCGAAGGACCCTGCACAAGTCCTCCAGTGTATCTCGGCCTTCAGCCGCAGAGCAAACGCTGTTGAGCCCGGTAAATTCCCGCGCGCAATTGGAACACAAAGTAAAACCGGTACCTTGAGCCCGTCTTTGACTGGGTCTAGTCAGGGCCTTCGCACGCCTACAAGACCCCGGGGAGTCAGTGACGCCAACTCGAGCACCTCCGGCCGCTCAAGTCCCACAAAGTCCCCCCAGGCGGTCAGCAGCTGGAGTAAAAGGTCAGATCAACACGTAACACAGCCGGCTTGGAACATCCATCAATATGGTTACATGGGAGGTGCTAGTCAAGCAAACCAAGGTGTCGCATTCGGTGCCCGCCGACAGATCACAACCGCTGCCCCGCACGTGCCGAGTGTagcggagaaagaaaagcgcAGGCGAGAAGTAGAAGACCGACAGCGACTCGAacaggaggaagcagagcgTGTTCGCCGACTAGAGCGCGAGGTGCAGGAAGCGCGTGCtcgggaggaggaagagcgccGCTGGGCTGAAGAAACCAGTCGTgtgagggagaaggagcggCAAGAAGTTGAGCGGGAGCGGAGACGCTGGGATGAGGAACAGCGACAgtgggagcaggaggagcaaCAACGGCAGCGTGaggagcgagaagaagaggagagattcgagaaggagagacaACGGCGCCGAGAAAACAACGATGTTCGTTTAACTGGCCAGTTCCTTAGCCAATACCAGGCCGATCAAGCCGGCGCGAACCAAGACACATCTGTTGAATCACAAGAGAGCCAGCGCATCAAAGAGCTGGAACGTGAACTGGAACTTGCAAAGGAGAGAGAGCACCAATATCAACGCGAACGTGAAGCATtcaaggaggagaaaaagCCCGCTGAGACCAAGCGCCCAGTCCCCGTGCCTCCTAAGCCAAGCTACGACCTCTCGTCTCTCGAGCAGGAGCGACGCCTCCTCCGCGGTGAATGGCAACGGAATCAGGAACCAGAGccggttgaagaagaagctccgcCACCTATGCCTCGTCGACCCCTTCCTGACCCAGAACCTActgcagaagcagaagcaccTCCACCTATGCCCCGTCGACCTCTTCCTGAGCCAGTTGCTGAAGTCGAAACACACCCACCCATGCCGCGTCGACCCCTCCCTGATCCTACTGCCGCTCAACCGCCAAAACCACAGACATCAGAAAACCGGCTCGACCACTTCTTAGCATCAAACCCGGCACCTGTTGCTCCCAAGCCCGCTGCGCACCGTTTCCAGGACTACACTACGACATCTGAAGTCGACGCCGAGAACAACCGCCGCATCGCATCTCAACAGAAGACTCGCGCTGGCGGGTGGGCATCCAAATCCCTTCTAGAACGTGAAATGGAACGCGAGCGTGAACGCCAAAGAGAATGGGAAGAGGGCCAAAAGCAGACTcaggaggctgcggcgcgAGGCGTCAATGATCCTTCGCTCAACGCAGGCCCTGGTGGCGCATGGGATGTACACCAGTACGGTTTTATGGGTGGTGACAACCAAAACAGAGGCGGGCTTGGACTGGGCGTTGGAGGCGCGAGGCGCCAGATTATCGGACCCCGACCCCCGCCATAA